A window of the Leucothrix mucor DSM 2157 genome harbors these coding sequences:
- a CDS encoding GcvT family protein: MSESRLPERASVVIVGGGITGCSIAYHLAKRGVTDVVVLERKQLTCGTTWHAAGLVTMMWPTPTLTNLAKYSHELYASLEEETGQATGYRRTGSISLARTEERLEELQRTASLTKVFGVESEFIDHARLEELYPGINTEGVLGALYIEADGQTNPVDTTMALAKGARNRGAKVLEGIKVEEILVEDGTATGVRTEQGTILADKVILAGGLWSRDIAQKIGVDLPLYACEHFYVVTEPMENLTKRPVLRDYDKGVYYKEDAGKMLVGWFELNAIGCPMSRISEDFCFDEFPTDMEHIEPYLMAGMETFPPLEETGINTFFNGPESFTNDNLHLLGPTPEVDNFWVACGMNSKGIGAGGGMGKIMADWVIDGYPSGDILECDVRRNQPVQKTQSYVEARIPEALGHTYDMHWPFYQYKTSRDLVLSPLHETLKAQGACFGEVGGYERPNWFAKNGAPAEYVYSYKRQNWFDFYAAEHMAMRENVGIYDISSFGKFEVKGPDAQATLNYLCVGDMNVEPGKLVYTQCLNAQGGIEADITVVKMAENHFFITTGVASTYRDYWHLKKNLIGDTTLTDVTDQYACLSLQGPNARAVLTDLAETDITAEGFSFGTGRFAKVAGVEVWLQRLSYVGELGWEIFVPSAKAVEVYKALMLAGSTYEICNVGLHALNSLRMEKGFRHWGHDIGPADNLVQAGLSFTAKPDAGDFIGRDAFIAAKAAGVPDRRLLQFKLDDPEPLLYHNESIVMDGQIVGYLTSGMYGHAVGGALGMGFANVPGLTADKIASSNFEIEIATKRFSASASLRAFYDPSGEKMRG, translated from the coding sequence ATGAGTGAATCGAGACTTCCGGAACGTGCTTCCGTTGTGATTGTTGGTGGCGGCATTACCGGCTGCTCTATTGCTTATCATTTGGCGAAACGTGGCGTGACCGATGTTGTGGTGCTGGAGCGCAAACAGCTCACCTGCGGCACCACTTGGCACGCGGCGGGCTTGGTTACCATGATGTGGCCAACGCCAACGCTGACTAATTTGGCCAAGTACAGCCATGAGCTGTATGCCTCGCTGGAGGAAGAAACTGGCCAAGCAACGGGGTATCGTCGTACCGGTAGTATTTCGCTGGCGCGTACTGAAGAGCGTTTGGAAGAGCTGCAACGTACCGCGTCATTGACTAAAGTGTTTGGGGTGGAGTCTGAGTTTATTGACCATGCGCGCTTGGAAGAATTGTACCCTGGCATTAATACCGAAGGCGTTTTAGGCGCGTTGTATATCGAAGCGGATGGCCAAACGAATCCGGTTGATACTACGATGGCGCTGGCCAAAGGCGCGCGTAATCGCGGTGCGAAGGTGTTGGAAGGCATTAAGGTCGAAGAGATCTTGGTTGAGGATGGCACCGCGACGGGTGTGCGCACCGAGCAAGGCACCATTCTGGCGGATAAGGTGATTTTGGCCGGTGGCTTGTGGTCGCGCGATATTGCGCAAAAGATTGGTGTGGATCTGCCTTTATATGCCTGTGAGCATTTCTATGTGGTAACTGAGCCGATGGAAAATCTCACTAAGCGCCCTGTGCTGCGCGATTACGATAAAGGCGTTTACTATAAAGAAGATGCCGGAAAAATGCTGGTTGGCTGGTTTGAGTTAAACGCCATCGGCTGCCCCATGAGCCGTATTTCGGAGGACTTTTGTTTTGATGAATTCCCAACGGATATGGAACACATTGAGCCGTACTTAATGGCGGGTATGGAGACATTCCCTCCGCTGGAAGAGACCGGTATTAATACCTTCTTTAATGGCCCTGAGAGTTTTACCAACGACAATCTGCATTTGCTTGGCCCAACGCCGGAAGTGGATAATTTCTGGGTGGCTTGCGGCATGAATTCCAAAGGCATTGGCGCTGGCGGCGGCATGGGTAAGATCATGGCTGACTGGGTGATTGATGGCTATCCTTCCGGCGATATTCTGGAATGTGATGTGCGCCGTAATCAGCCGGTACAGAAAACACAGAGCTATGTTGAAGCGCGTATTCCGGAAGCACTGGGCCACACTTATGACATGCACTGGCCGTTTTATCAGTACAAAACTTCGCGTGATTTAGTGTTGTCGCCGCTGCATGAAACCTTAAAAGCACAAGGTGCCTGCTTTGGTGAAGTAGGCGGCTATGAGCGCCCGAACTGGTTTGCTAAAAACGGCGCGCCAGCGGAATACGTGTACAGCTACAAGCGCCAGAACTGGTTTGATTTTTACGCCGCTGAGCACATGGCCATGCGTGAAAATGTCGGTATTTATGATATTTCATCCTTTGGTAAATTTGAGGTGAAAGGTCCGGATGCTCAGGCGACTTTGAACTACCTGTGCGTGGGTGACATGAATGTTGAGCCGGGTAAATTGGTGTATACCCAATGCCTGAATGCACAAGGCGGTATTGAAGCGGATATCACGGTCGTGAAAATGGCGGAGAATCACTTCTTTATTACCACCGGTGTGGCCTCGACTTATCGCGATTACTGGCATCTGAAAAAGAACCTGATCGGCGATACCACGCTGACCGATGTGACGGATCAATACGCTTGTTTGTCGCTGCAAGGCCCGAATGCACGTGCGGTTTTAACTGATCTGGCTGAAACGGATATCACGGCAGAAGGCTTTAGCTTTGGTACGGGCCGCTTTGCCAAGGTGGCGGGCGTTGAGGTTTGGCTGCAGCGTTTGTCGTATGTTGGCGAGCTGGGCTGGGAAATCTTTGTACCGTCAGCAAAAGCGGTTGAGGTGTACAAAGCGCTGATGTTGGCAGGCTCAACTTATGAGATTTGCAATGTCGGCCTGCATGCGCTGAACAGTTTGCGGATGGAGAAGGGTTTCCGTCATTGGGGCCATGATATTGGTCCGGCGGATAACTTGGTACAGGCGGGTTTGAGCTTTACGGCCAAGCCAGATGCCGGTGACTTTATTGGTCGCGATGCCTTTATTGCAGCCAAAGCGGCAGGTGTTCCTGATCGCCGCCTGTTGCAGTTTAAATTGGATGACCCAGAGCCGCTGTTATATCACAACGAATCGATTGTGATGGATGGCCAGATTGTGGGCTACCTGACCTCCGGCATGTATGGCCATGCAGTGGGCGGCGCACTCGGTATGGGCTTTGCCAATGTGCCGGGCTTAACGGCGGATAAGATTGCATCGTCCAACTTTGAAATTGAGATTGCCACTAAACGCTTTAGTGCATCAGCCTCATTACGGGCCTTTTACGACCCAAGCGGCGAGAAGATGCGCGGCTAA
- a CDS encoding helix-turn-helix domain-containing protein: MTDNILLAFGARVKELRLAKELSQEKLAQICELDRTYISGIERGIRNVGLLNVKKLSDALEISPSELLRFGDDNV, from the coding sequence ATGACGGACAATATTCTCCTCGCCTTCGGTGCCAGAGTAAAAGAGCTACGTCTCGCTAAAGAGCTCAGCCAAGAAAAGCTAGCTCAAATCTGTGAGCTAGACCGAACTTACATTAGCGGCATTGAAAGAGGGATTAGAAATGTCGGCTTACTAAACGTCAAAAAGCTTTCAGATGCTCTAGAAATATCACCCTCTGAACTACTTCGGTTTGGAGATGATAATGTCTAA
- a CDS encoding GlxA family transcriptional regulator has translation MQAPVTVSFLLIRLLPLYCLILATEVLRLANRYAGKRLFEWHYSSLDGLSVEASNSTRLAVEQQFYDTKDVDYLIVVAGYDALADFSPAMKQMLQRLNRQKVVLGAIDSGAFILAEAQLLQNQKITLHPTGVTAFTERYRTANIEIQQGDMLVTDRRISCAGGLSVVPMMLHLVGQHGGEALVHAVAHDMQINPVELSAPDTGMKASRVYNNPSIVGRASLLMRTYVEEPLSIKALAKQLGVSERSLFRKFQTKLGMSPNRYYVILRLQHAQHLLLQSQCSMTDVAFASGFSSSASLSRAFKREFGISPKHMLGHVREHGYESIVPEGQLRNELVWRATGDRK, from the coding sequence GTGCAAGCCCCTGTCACTGTATCGTTTTTGCTCATTCGCCTACTGCCGCTGTACTGTTTAATACTCGCTACCGAAGTGCTGCGCCTCGCCAATCGCTATGCGGGAAAGCGCCTGTTTGAATGGCACTACTCCAGCCTCGACGGGCTTTCGGTAGAGGCCAGCAACAGCACGCGGCTGGCCGTAGAACAGCAGTTTTACGATACCAAAGACGTAGACTACCTGATCGTAGTGGCAGGCTACGACGCGCTGGCCGACTTCTCGCCCGCTATGAAACAGATGTTACAGCGCTTAAACCGCCAGAAAGTGGTGCTGGGCGCGATCGACAGTGGTGCGTTTATCCTAGCTGAAGCGCAACTGCTGCAAAACCAAAAAATCACCTTACACCCCACTGGCGTCACCGCGTTTACCGAACGCTACCGCACCGCTAACATTGAAATCCAGCAGGGCGACATGCTGGTTACCGATCGCCGCATAAGCTGCGCGGGCGGCCTAAGCGTGGTGCCGATGATGTTGCACTTAGTTGGCCAACACGGCGGCGAAGCGCTGGTACACGCCGTGGCGCACGATATGCAGATCAACCCCGTCGAACTCTCGGCTCCCGACACCGGCATGAAAGCCAGTCGCGTGTATAACAACCCCAGCATCGTCGGGCGTGCCTCGCTACTCATGCGCACCTACGTGGAAGAGCCCTTATCGATCAAAGCCTTAGCCAAGCAACTCGGCGTGTCGGAGCGTAGCCTGTTTCGCAAATTTCAAACCAAACTCGGCATGTCGCCCAACCGCTACTACGTCATCTTGCGACTGCAACACGCACAACACCTACTGCTGCAAAGCCAATGCTCAATGACCGATGTCGCCTTTGCCTCCGGCTTTAGCTCATCGGCCAGCTTGTCGCGGGCGTTTAAACGCGAATTTGGCATATCGCCCAAGCACATGCTCGGCCATGTACGCGAGCACGGCTATGAGTCGATCGTACCGGAAGGGCAGTTGAGGAATGAGCTGGTTTGGCGGGCTACTGGGGATCGGAAGTAG
- a CDS encoding DUF2075 domain-containing protein encodes MSNKAYYHAPVSKFLNTTTEEIRGTITTSHTQSIEYNQTRAWMGQVENLQEQLSDFSDGYICFELLIPRMGKRADVVLLYQGIVFVLEYKVGEKNYKPMDSRQALGYAMDLKHFHSASHERVIIPILVATKAKNADIDVIKHESGVSDVICSNGQNLSQIIKACTAAFNTKKFCYTDWLNAPYRPTPTIIEAAKALYAKHDVRDISRNDAGAVNLATTSKQIQEIITTSRNKKQKSICFVTGVPGAGKTLVGLNIATTHPDGDVDHAVFLSGNGPLVAVLQEALARDSKLRNKRIKKDDAKREARAAIQNIHHFRDQALTDSGAPPENVVIFDEAQRAWDLKKTEDFMIRKRQRETWNQSEPEFLISIMDRHEEWCVIIALIGGGQEINTGESGLQGWLSALENSFDDWQVYYSNELRQSEYAGNGVKLEYLEKSDKALSLKNLHLATSMRSFRAEKLSNFVHYVIGNDAKKANENAAFLVEKFPLFVTRNLQSAKSWVRSQTRGTERSGVMTSSSAVRLKAEGIYFPDSEKFKPENWFLNSADDVRSSNYLEDVASEFVVQGLELDWCLVGWDSDFRYQDGAFQHLVFNVTTSKWRPLKTDEEKQYLENAYRVLLTRARQGMVIYIPHGDIEDETRKPEFYDQTYSYLLRCGMQPLDKD; translated from the coding sequence ATGTCTAATAAAGCCTATTATCACGCGCCTGTTAGCAAATTCCTCAACACAACCACTGAAGAAATTCGCGGTACGATTACCACCTCTCACACGCAATCCATTGAATACAATCAAACACGCGCATGGATGGGACAAGTCGAGAATCTGCAGGAGCAGTTGTCAGACTTTAGTGATGGTTATATTTGCTTTGAATTATTAATTCCTCGCATGGGCAAAAGAGCCGACGTAGTTTTACTCTACCAAGGGATAGTTTTTGTCTTGGAATATAAGGTCGGAGAAAAGAACTATAAACCCATGGATAGCCGCCAAGCCCTAGGTTACGCAATGGATTTAAAGCACTTCCACAGCGCCAGCCATGAACGTGTAATCATTCCTATTCTTGTGGCAACCAAAGCAAAAAATGCTGACATTGACGTAATCAAACATGAATCTGGTGTTTCAGATGTTATTTGTAGTAACGGCCAAAATCTCTCACAAATTATCAAAGCCTGCACTGCGGCCTTCAACACAAAGAAATTTTGCTATACGGACTGGTTAAACGCTCCTTACAGGCCGACGCCAACGATTATTGAAGCGGCTAAAGCTCTCTATGCCAAGCATGATGTAAGAGATATTTCTCGCAATGATGCAGGTGCAGTTAATCTAGCTACAACCTCCAAGCAAATCCAAGAAATCATTACGACTTCAAGAAACAAGAAACAAAAATCCATCTGTTTTGTGACAGGTGTTCCCGGTGCAGGGAAAACACTTGTAGGCTTAAATATTGCGACTACCCACCCAGACGGAGATGTTGATCATGCTGTTTTTCTATCGGGTAATGGACCGCTTGTAGCCGTACTGCAGGAAGCCCTTGCAAGAGATAGTAAATTAAGAAACAAGCGTATTAAAAAAGATGATGCTAAGCGTGAAGCCAGAGCAGCTATTCAAAATATTCATCACTTTAGAGACCAAGCATTGACTGACTCCGGAGCTCCACCGGAGAATGTTGTCATTTTTGATGAGGCTCAGCGCGCTTGGGATTTAAAGAAAACAGAAGATTTTATGATCCGTAAACGGCAGCGTGAGACATGGAATCAGTCAGAGCCCGAGTTCCTAATTAGCATTATGGACCGACACGAGGAATGGTGCGTCATCATTGCCCTCATTGGTGGCGGCCAAGAAATTAATACCGGAGAATCTGGATTACAAGGATGGTTATCTGCATTGGAAAACTCGTTTGATGATTGGCAGGTCTACTATTCAAATGAATTAAGACAATCAGAATATGCCGGCAACGGGGTCAAACTAGAATATTTAGAAAAATCTGATAAAGCTCTAAGCTTGAAGAATCTCCATTTAGCAACATCGATGAGATCATTTCGAGCAGAGAAACTCTCCAATTTCGTCCATTATGTTATCGGCAATGACGCTAAAAAAGCGAATGAGAATGCCGCATTTTTAGTTGAGAAATTCCCACTGTTTGTGACCCGCAACTTACAAAGTGCTAAGTCATGGGTCAGATCTCAAACTAGGGGAACAGAGCGGTCAGGAGTTATGACCTCATCTAGCGCTGTTCGCCTAAAAGCAGAGGGTATTTACTTCCCGGACTCAGAGAAGTTTAAGCCCGAAAATTGGTTTCTCAATAGTGCTGACGATGTGAGAAGCAGTAATTATCTTGAGGATGTAGCGAGTGAGTTCGTCGTTCAAGGCTTAGAGCTGGATTGGTGCTTGGTAGGTTGGGATTCTGATTTTAGATATCAGGATGGAGCTTTTCAGCACTTAGTATTCAATGTAACTACCTCGAAATGGAGACCGCTTAAAACCGATGAGGAAAAGCAATACTTAGAGAATGCTTACCGAGTGCTCTTAACTCGCGCCCGCCAAGGAATGGTGATTTATATCCCGCATGGTGATATCGAAGATGAAACTCGTAAACCTGAGTTCTACGACCAAACCTACTCATACTTGTTAAGATGCGGGATGCAGCCGCTAGATAAAGATTAG
- a CDS encoding electron transfer flavoprotein subunit beta/FixA family protein translates to MKILVPVKRVVDAYVNVRVKSDNTGVETDNVKKSLNPFCEIAVEEAIRLKEKGLAEEVIAVTIGEKECETTLRSALAMGADRAIHIVTNDALRPLALAKVLQKVVEKEAPKLVITGKQSIDADNNQTGQMLSALLGWPQGTFASKVELDGDAVTLTREIDGGLETLALSLPAVITSDLRLNEPRYPKLPNIMKAKKKPLEAIELADLGVETASGLTVKQVNAPSAREAGVKVANVQELIEKLKNEARVI, encoded by the coding sequence GTGAAAATTCTGGTTCCTGTAAAGCGGGTAGTTGATGCTTATGTCAACGTTCGCGTAAAGAGCGACAACACTGGCGTTGAAACTGACAACGTTAAGAAGTCATTAAACCCTTTCTGTGAGATTGCGGTTGAAGAAGCGATTCGCCTGAAAGAAAAGGGTTTGGCTGAAGAAGTGATTGCCGTCACCATTGGTGAGAAAGAATGCGAAACAACGCTGCGCAGCGCGCTGGCAATGGGAGCAGACCGGGCGATTCACATCGTAACGAATGACGCACTACGTCCTTTGGCGTTGGCTAAAGTACTGCAGAAAGTCGTTGAGAAAGAAGCGCCTAAATTGGTTATCACCGGTAAGCAGTCTATCGATGCGGATAACAACCAGACTGGTCAGATGCTATCTGCCCTACTGGGATGGCCTCAAGGTACGTTTGCCTCCAAAGTTGAGTTGGATGGCGATGCAGTGACACTGACTCGTGAAATCGACGGTGGTCTGGAAACTCTGGCGCTATCTCTGCCAGCAGTTATCACGAGTGACTTGCGCTTGAACGAGCCTCGTTACCCGAAACTGCCTAACATTATGAAAGCGAAGAAGAAGCCTCTGGAAGCAATCGAGCTGGCTGATTTGGGTGTTGAAACAGCTTCTGGTCTGACTGTGAAGCAAGTGAATGCACCTTCTGCCAGAGAGGCAGGTGTGAAAGTAGCTAATGTTCAAGAGCTGATCGAAAAACTGAAAAACGAAGCGCGGGTGATCTAG
- a CDS encoding FAD-dependent oxidoreductase, translating into MRSHARVVIIGGGSLGINLLYHLTKEGWTDIALIEKGELTSGSTWHAAGLCPSFNGNMTVSQIHEYTMKLYDEILPQETGLPSTFHKTGSLRVGFTKLEEDWFRNLESRAKTVGCEFNFISKDEARKLNPFMDFDKARVIVSTPNDGHVDPTSVVMPLGQLAKANGAEINRFTHVSAINQLPSGEWEVVTNKGNIIAEHVVNAGGCFAPEVGAMVGVNVPLVNLEHQYLITDDHPALSELDFELPVCRDSYTSSYIRQEGKGLLIGPYETFGSKPWALGGMDWSFDRELFPGALERLMPFLEKCMEIMPIFSEVGVKTVINGPITHTPDDNILAGPQAGLRNFWNLHGASIGIAQGGIGKFMAQWMVHGQTEINMAPLDSRRFGPWADKKFCITKAIEAYENMYTAPGVNDNRPHARPMRTSPLHQELVNRGCVHGVVHGYEKPLWFKTATVTGETPTWSRSESHAAVAEECQAIMTSAGVVDISGSSKFEVTGKDAAAFLDHLSCNRLPAKDGRLSLTLFHGPEGGIMSEFSITRIAPDHFYLVSAIGSELKDLHWMQQHTDGYEVEVKNVTEEIGAILVTGPKSREILQHMTEDDLSHAAFPWLTAQAITLDSAVIRMIRVSYVGELGYELHMPAWQLMSIYESMHQVCKREGITIRDFGTQTMNALRLEKAYRTYGHEFTEEVSAVEAMMDRFLDTSRDFIGAENLRQRQQSTPKHQLAFLAFDDDVPCECFGNEAVYDGDEYIGVMTSGGFGHRVGYSVGFAYITPAANVQGKSLNVLTTMGVRKAHVEMDGVYDPENKKLRA; encoded by the coding sequence ATGAGAAGTCACGCAAGAGTCGTTATTATCGGTGGTGGTTCACTGGGTATCAATCTGCTGTATCACCTCACGAAAGAAGGCTGGACCGATATCGCGCTGATCGAAAAGGGTGAGCTAACCAGTGGTTCTACCTGGCACGCAGCGGGGCTTTGCCCAAGCTTTAACGGCAATATGACGGTCTCTCAGATCCACGAATACACCATGAAGCTGTATGACGAGATCCTCCCACAAGAAACCGGCCTGCCCTCCACCTTCCACAAAACCGGTAGCTTGCGCGTTGGTTTTACTAAGCTGGAAGAGGATTGGTTCCGCAATCTGGAAAGCCGCGCCAAAACGGTTGGCTGCGAGTTTAATTTCATCAGTAAAGACGAAGCCCGCAAGCTCAACCCGTTTATGGATTTTGATAAGGCACGAGTGATTGTCAGCACGCCAAACGATGGCCATGTTGACCCAACCTCTGTGGTAATGCCATTGGGCCAGCTGGCTAAAGCCAATGGCGCTGAGATCAACCGGTTTACTCACGTCAGCGCGATTAATCAGCTGCCATCCGGTGAGTGGGAAGTGGTGACCAACAAAGGCAATATTATCGCCGAGCATGTGGTGAATGCGGGTGGCTGTTTTGCGCCGGAAGTCGGTGCCATGGTGGGTGTGAATGTACCCTTGGTGAATCTGGAACATCAGTACCTGATTACCGACGATCACCCTGCACTGTCTGAGCTGGATTTTGAGCTGCCGGTGTGCCGCGACTCTTACACCAGCAGTTATATCCGTCAGGAAGGTAAAGGCTTATTGATTGGCCCGTATGAGACCTTTGGCTCTAAGCCGTGGGCGCTGGGTGGTATGGATTGGAGTTTCGATCGCGAGCTGTTCCCCGGTGCGCTGGAGCGCTTAATGCCGTTTCTGGAAAAGTGCATGGAAATCATGCCGATCTTTAGTGAAGTGGGCGTTAAAACCGTGATTAACGGCCCGATTACCCACACGCCGGATGACAATATTTTAGCCGGTCCTCAAGCCGGTTTACGCAATTTCTGGAACTTACATGGCGCGAGTATCGGTATCGCTCAGGGTGGTATCGGTAAGTTTATGGCGCAGTGGATGGTACACGGCCAAACTGAAATCAATATGGCCCCGCTGGATAGCCGCCGCTTTGGCCCTTGGGCGGATAAGAAGTTCTGCATTACTAAAGCCATCGAAGCCTATGAGAATATGTATACCGCGCCGGGTGTGAATGATAACCGCCCTCATGCGCGCCCAATGCGCACCAGCCCGCTGCATCAGGAATTGGTGAACCGTGGTTGCGTGCATGGCGTGGTGCATGGCTATGAGAAGCCTTTGTGGTTTAAAACCGCAACCGTCACTGGCGAAACGCCGACCTGGTCGCGCAGTGAAAGCCATGCGGCGGTCGCTGAGGAGTGTCAGGCGATTATGACTAGCGCGGGCGTGGTGGATATTTCCGGCTCGTCTAAGTTTGAAGTCACGGGTAAGGATGCAGCGGCATTCCTCGATCACTTATCCTGCAATCGCTTGCCGGCGAAAGATGGTCGCCTCTCGCTGACGCTATTCCACGGGCCGGAAGGCGGAATTATGAGCGAGTTCTCGATTACCCGCATTGCGCCTGATCATTTCTATCTGGTAAGCGCGATTGGTTCAGAGCTGAAAGATCTGCACTGGATGCAGCAGCATACCGATGGCTATGAGGTTGAAGTGAAGAATGTGACCGAGGAGATCGGTGCGATTCTGGTCACTGGCCCTAAGTCTCGCGAGATTCTGCAACACATGACGGAAGATGATTTATCTCACGCGGCCTTCCCATGGCTCACCGCGCAAGCGATCACGCTGGATAGCGCTGTGATTCGGATGATTCGCGTGTCGTATGTCGGCGAGTTGGGTTATGAGCTGCACATGCCGGCATGGCAGTTGATGTCGATTTACGAGTCGATGCATCAGGTGTGCAAGCGCGAGGGCATTACCATTCGCGATTTTGGTACGCAAACCATGAATGCACTGCGACTGGAAAAAGCCTATCGCACCTATGGCCACGAGTTTACGGAGGAAGTGAGTGCGGTAGAGGCCATGATGGACCGCTTCTTAGACACATCCCGCGACTTTATTGGCGCTGAAAACTTGCGCCAACGTCAGCAATCCACCCCAAAACATCAGCTGGCCTTTTTAGCTTTTGATGACGATGTGCCGTGTGAGTGCTTTGGTAACGAGGCGGTTTACGATGGCGATGAGTATATCGGCGTAATGACTAGCGGTGGCTTTGGGCATCGTGTGGGTTATAGCGTTGGTTTTGCTTATATCACGCCTGCGGCCAATGTTCAGGGCAAGTCATTAAACGTGTTAACCACAATGGGCGTGCGTAAAGCCCATGTTGAGATGGATGGTGTTTACGATCCTGAAAACAAGAAACTGCGCGCTTAA
- a CDS encoding electron transfer flavoprotein subunit alpha/FixB family protein, giving the protein MSVLVIAEHDNSELKEGTLNAITAATQLGDVTVLVAGHNSQAVADAAAQVAGVAKVLHSDAAHYENGIAEELTPLLVSAAAGFDHIVTAATTFGKNVLPRVAALLDVAQISDVTAIESADTFVHPIYAGNALEMVQSSDAKKVLTVRTTAFEAAAATGGSASVEALAATDAVGTVTLVGRDLTVSDRPELSSADIIVSGGRGVGSSENFAIIEALADKLGAAVGASRAAVDAGFVPNDYQVGQTGKVVAPGLYIAVGISGAIQHLAGMKDSKVIVAINKDEDAPIFQVADYGLVADLFDAVPAMTASL; this is encoded by the coding sequence ATGAGTGTATTAGTAATTGCAGAACACGATAATAGTGAACTGAAAGAAGGCACATTAAACGCCATTACTGCGGCGACTCAGCTGGGCGACGTGACAGTATTGGTTGCTGGCCACAACAGCCAAGCGGTTGCAGATGCAGCAGCACAGGTTGCTGGCGTTGCTAAAGTACTGCACAGCGATGCAGCACATTATGAAAACGGCATTGCGGAAGAGCTGACACCATTATTGGTGAGTGCAGCAGCGGGCTTTGATCACATCGTAACGGCAGCAACGACTTTCGGTAAGAACGTATTACCACGCGTTGCAGCGCTATTAGATGTTGCTCAAATCTCTGATGTGACCGCGATTGAGTCGGCTGATACCTTTGTACACCCTATCTATGCGGGTAACGCATTGGAAATGGTACAAAGCAGCGATGCTAAGAAAGTATTGACGGTTCGTACGACAGCGTTTGAAGCGGCTGCAGCAACGGGTGGCTCTGCCTCTGTTGAAGCATTGGCAGCAACGGATGCGGTTGGCACTGTGACTTTGGTTGGACGTGATCTGACGGTTTCTGATCGCCCAGAACTCTCTTCTGCTGACATCATCGTTTCTGGTGGTCGTGGCGTGGGTAGCTCTGAGAACTTCGCGATTATCGAAGCTCTGGCTGACAAGCTTGGCGCAGCAGTGGGTGCATCCCGTGCAGCTGTTGATGCAGGCTTTGTACCAAACGATTATCAGGTTGGTCAAACCGGTAAAGTGGTTGCCCCTGGCCTGTACATCGCGGTTGGTATTTCCGGCGCGATCCAGCATTTGGCTGGTATGAAAGACTCAAAAGTGATTGTTGCAATCAACAAAGACGAAGATGCACCGATTTTCCAGGTTGCAGATTATGGTCTGGTTGCTGATTTGTTTGATGCCGTTCCGGCAATGACCGCGTCACTGTAA
- a CDS encoding TetR/AcrR family transcriptional regulator: MIDKTATIGNDASSRMTHAERTDLSDTLMFETAVKLIVERGTEKTTLKDVGEMAGYSRGLAGYRFGSKSGLLSYVIKRVGDSWSQELRQVTQGKTGFEAIAASIDAHYRFCVDAPVTRRAFYLLWFDAAGTTSEVRESMLKIHERRQQDVEQWIKDGINDGSVRADVNPEAVARLFLATVIGILYQWLMQPEAMDAVEQLHNNMKQTMYVLLRDTTSQHKLGEINA, from the coding sequence TTGATTGATAAAACCGCCACTATTGGGAATGATGCCAGTTCGCGCATGACACATGCAGAGCGCACTGACCTTTCAGACACATTGATGTTTGAGACGGCAGTGAAGCTGATTGTTGAGCGCGGTACGGAAAAGACAACATTGAAAGATGTTGGCGAAATGGCAGGCTACAGCCGCGGGCTGGCGGGTTACCGTTTTGGCTCCAAAAGTGGCTTGCTTAGCTATGTTATTAAGCGAGTGGGTGACTCCTGGTCTCAGGAGCTACGGCAGGTAACTCAAGGCAAGACCGGCTTCGAGGCGATTGCGGCTTCGATCGATGCACATTACCGGTTTTGTGTGGATGCACCCGTCACCCGGCGTGCTTTTTATCTGCTTTGGTTCGATGCTGCCGGCACCACCTCTGAAGTGCGTGAAAGTATGCTTAAGATCCACGAACGACGTCAGCAAGATGTTGAGCAGTGGATAAAGGATGGGATTAACGATGGAAGTGTAAGAGCGGATGTTAACCCTGAAGCGGTTGCACGACTATTTCTGGCAACGGTGATTGGTATTTTGTACCAGTGGCTGATGCAGCCAGAGGCGATGGATGCGGTGGAACAGCTGCATAACAATATGAAACAAACCATGTATGTGTTGTTGCGAGACACTACCTCACAGCACAAATTAGGAGAGATAAACGCGTGA